In Haloplanus rubicundus, one DNA window encodes the following:
- a CDS encoding hybrid sensor histidine kinase/response regulator, with protein sequence MDNLSSNRRDRRSGAPLQSPPTVLYLCRASSDVPPMLDAEHGMEVHAVSERAAVTATLDEQSIDCVIVEGTCPEDADGLLAALDERRSTPPVLAYDQSDGDPRRWFRAGADDYLSGRTDTERRTLLARRIERCVASRRIRTDCRRFRTAVDGMGLPFLIADPNGRIEHVNRAFETILGEDRRALVGRPVSALGTAIDDDWGSITDGDPWEGELVVDGAGETRRIDLRVRSVRDDDGRTERIVATGTERSAPGAEDRKCDGRRRKYRELIDAAPDAIIVADTDTGIIVEANEAATSLIGRPRGEIIGMHQSALHPDGDRERYRHLFDRHQRHDESVRRRFDDDPIHVETAGGDRIPVEINARVVELDGQTFLQGHFRDISEHRDRERKLRTILDAVPDVAIVYDESGTYEDVLSGAEDLLVDSPDALEGLAVHDVLPPEPANQICEAIRETIEAGETQNLEYRLPLDGDTHHFSARISPLRTEGSESERVLCLARDITARKRREQDLRSFRQAVEQAGHAIMITDTDGSIEYVNPEFESVTGYTKAEVTGETPAILNSGEHDERYYQDLWETILGGEIWEGELVNQRKEGERYHVEQTIAPITDETGDIERFVAINTDITERKQYEYQLERERDRLEEFARTVAHDLRNPLSIALGHVDMARQGDESVDASLDRALSALERMEAMIEEVLELSKQGEIVHETDPVSFERIVDLAWEHVDTDTATRRIADDLHGWTLPADESRLRQLLENLLGNAVKHAGPGVTIRLGRLSGREGFFIEDDGPGIEPSARNRIFESGFTSAADGTGFGLAIAKQIVDAHGWSIDVTDAEDNTGGGRFEITTTYHEHAVDKEWR encoded by the coding sequence ATGGATAACCTCTCCTCGAACCGTCGGGACCGTCGATCTGGGGCGCCGCTCCAGTCGCCGCCGACCGTCCTCTACCTGTGCCGAGCGTCGTCGGACGTGCCGCCGATGCTCGACGCAGAACACGGGATGGAGGTACACGCCGTCTCGGAGCGAGCCGCCGTGACGGCCACGCTGGACGAGCAGTCGATCGACTGCGTCATCGTCGAGGGAACGTGTCCGGAGGACGCGGACGGCCTACTAGCGGCGCTCGATGAGCGGCGATCCACCCCCCCAGTCCTCGCGTACGATCAGTCCGACGGCGATCCGCGACGCTGGTTCCGAGCGGGCGCCGACGACTACCTCTCCGGACGCACCGACACCGAGCGCCGGACGCTCCTCGCGCGTCGCATCGAACGGTGCGTGGCGTCTCGGCGAATACGGACGGACTGCCGCCGGTTCCGAACGGCGGTCGACGGAATGGGACTCCCGTTCCTTATCGCCGACCCCAACGGCCGGATCGAACACGTGAATCGGGCGTTCGAGACGATCCTCGGCGAGGATCGGCGCGCTCTCGTCGGACGACCGGTCTCCGCCCTCGGCACCGCGATCGATGACGACTGGGGGTCGATCACCGACGGCGACCCGTGGGAGGGTGAACTCGTCGTCGACGGCGCCGGCGAGACGCGACGGATCGATCTGCGGGTGCGATCGGTCCGTGACGACGACGGACGGACCGAACGGATCGTCGCCACGGGAACCGAGCGGTCGGCACCCGGCGCCGAGGACCGGAAGTGCGACGGAAGGCGACGAAAGTACCGGGAGCTGATCGACGCGGCACCGGACGCGATCATCGTCGCCGACACGGACACCGGGATTATCGTCGAGGCGAACGAAGCCGCCACCTCGTTGATCGGCCGGCCGCGGGGAGAGATCATCGGAATGCACCAGTCGGCACTCCATCCCGACGGCGACCGGGAACGCTACCGGCATCTCTTCGACCGCCACCAGCGCCACGACGAATCGGTACGACGCCGCTTCGACGACGATCCGATCCACGTCGAGACGGCCGGCGGCGACCGCATCCCGGTCGAGATCAACGCCAGGGTGGTCGAACTGGACGGACAGACCTTCCTCCAAGGGCACTTCAGGGACATCTCGGAGCATCGCGACCGCGAGCGCAAACTCCGGACGATCCTCGACGCCGTTCCGGATGTCGCGATCGTGTACGACGAATCCGGGACGTACGAGGACGTGTTGTCGGGCGCCGAGGATCTGCTCGTCGACTCGCCGGACGCACTCGAAGGGTTGGCCGTCCACGACGTGTTGCCTCCGGAGCCGGCCAACCAGATCTGTGAGGCGATCCGGGAGACGATCGAGGCGGGCGAGACCCAGAACCTCGAATACCGGCTGCCGCTCGACGGCGACACGCACCACTTCTCGGCGCGGATCTCCCCCCTCCGAACCGAGGGATCCGAGTCCGAGCGCGTGTTGTGCCTCGCGCGGGACATCACGGCACGCAAACGACGCGAGCAGGATCTCCGGAGCTTCAGACAGGCCGTCGAACAGGCTGGACACGCCATCATGATCACGGACACGGACGGGTCGATCGAATACGTCAATCCCGAATTCGAGAGCGTGACCGGCTACACGAAGGCCGAGGTGACCGGCGAGACGCCGGCGATCCTCAACTCCGGCGAACACGACGAGAGGTATTACCAAGATCTCTGGGAGACGATCCTCGGCGGCGAGATCTGGGAGGGAGAACTGGTCAACCAGCGCAAGGAGGGCGAACGCTACCACGTCGAGCAGACGATTGCGCCGATCACCGACGAGACAGGGGATATCGAGCGGTTCGTCGCCATCAACACCGACATCACCGAACGCAAACAGTACGAGTACCAGCTCGAGCGCGAACGGGATCGGCTCGAGGAGTTCGCCCGAACGGTCGCCCACGACCTGCGGAACCCGCTGTCTATCGCGCTCGGCCACGTCGACATGGCTCGGCAGGGCGACGAGTCCGTCGACGCCAGCCTCGATCGGGCGCTGTCAGCACTCGAGCGGATGGAAGCCATGATCGAGGAGGTACTCGAACTCTCGAAACAGGGGGAAATCGTCCACGAAACCGACCCGGTTTCCTTCGAGCGTATCGTCGACCTGGCGTGGGAGCACGTCGACACGGACACGGCCACCAGACGGATAGCCGATGACCTCCACGGCTGGACGCTGCCGGCCGACGAATCACGGCTCAGGCAGTTGCTGGAGAACCTCCTCGGGAACGCGGTGAAACACGCCGGGCCGGGCGTGACGATCCGACTTGGCCGCCTGTCGGGGCGAGAGGGATTTTTCATCGAAGACGACGGTCCGGGCATCGAGCCGAGCGCGCGCAACCGAATCTTCGAGAGCGGGTTCACGTCCGCCGCCGACGGCACTGGCTTCGGGCTGGCAATCGCCAAGCAGATCGTCGATGCCCACGGCTGGTCGATAGACGTCACGGACGCCGAGGACAACACCGGCGGGGGACGGTTCGAAATCACGACGACGTACCACGAACACGCGGTCGACAAGGAGTGGCGATGA
- a CDS encoding response regulator transcription factor produces MSLDERRSESDVVSEQGTVLVVDDDPHLVGMYAAMLEDTHTVLTATSGEEALVRLSNEVDVLLLDRRMPGLSGDEVLETVREEGYDCRVAMITSVDPDTDIVEMEFDAYVVKPVRRQDLREFVESLLLRARCGRDTRELLSVTSKIVALESRFDEDSLDDNEEYRRLRERRERLEAKNRERIAELIDRDESRLVFRDVLQKIIESQSVVGAGASEPIERTADAEGGHDG; encoded by the coding sequence ATGTCGCTCGATGAGCGTCGGTCCGAATCCGACGTAGTGTCCGAACAGGGAACGGTGCTCGTCGTCGACGACGACCCGCATCTGGTCGGAATGTACGCGGCGATGCTCGAAGATACCCACACCGTCCTGACGGCGACCAGCGGGGAGGAAGCGCTCGTCCGCCTCTCCAACGAGGTTGACGTGCTCCTGCTCGACCGACGGATGCCGGGGCTGTCGGGCGACGAGGTGCTCGAAACCGTCCGGGAGGAGGGGTACGATTGCCGCGTCGCGATGATCACGTCGGTCGATCCCGACACGGACATCGTCGAGATGGAGTTCGACGCGTACGTCGTCAAACCCGTCCGCCGACAGGACCTCCGGGAGTTCGTCGAGAGCCTGCTCCTTCGGGCCCGGTGTGGCCGCGATACCCGGGAACTGCTGTCGGTCACGTCGAAGATCGTCGCGCTGGAGTCACGGTTCGACGAGGACAGCCTCGACGACAACGAGGAGTACCGACGACTCCGCGAGCGACGGGAACGCCTCGAAGCCAAGAACCGCGAGCGGATCGCGGAGCTAATCGACCGTGACGAATCGCGGCTCGTGTTCCGGGACGTCCTGCAGAAGATCATCGAGTCCCAATCGGTCGTGGGCGCGGGCGCATCCGAACCGATCGAACGGACCGCCGATGCGGAGGGCGGACACGATGGATAA